ACAATTCGATCAGGTTGCAGGTTGCTGCCGCCAGGCAGGAAGAAAGTGGGCATGGTATTGCCCGCATGCCGAAATCCGCCTTTGCGTCGCTTGGTATTACCGAAGGCGATGTGGTGGAAATAGGCGGCAAACGCATAACTGCGGCCATTGCCGTTCCTGCCTATCAGGAAGATCAGGAGCTCGATGTTGTCCGGCTTGACGGTTTGCAGCGCGGCAACGCGGGGATCGGCTCGGGAGAGCATGTTACATTGCGCAGGGCGGAATCGCGCCCGGCAACGCGCGTGGTTTTTGCTCCTGCACAACGCGAGATGCGTTTGCAGGGGCCGACTCAGGCCCTGAAACGCAATTTCTTTGGCAAGCCACTGGTGGCAGGCGATCTGGTGGCAACCGCCGGACAGCAGCCGGTGACCGATATGCCGCCCGAAGTGCGCCGCATGTTCAACGCGCCCGCCTATGCGCTGACCCAGATCCGCCTGCAAGTGGTCTCAACAGCCCCCAAGGGCATCGTGCATATTGACGAGAACACCGAAGTCGAATTGCGCGCCGAGTTTGAGGAACCGCGCGATGGGCGCGGCACGGTCAACTATGACGATGTCGGCGGTATGGCCGATACCATTCGCCAGCTGCGCGAAATGGTCGAGCTGCCGTTGCGTTATCCTGAACTGTTCACCCGACTGGGTGTCGATCCGCCGAAGGGCGTCCTGCTGCATGGCCCGCCGGGTACGGGCAAGACGCGGCTGGCACAGGCTGTCGCCAATGAAAGCGATGCCGAGTTTTTCATCATCAATGGTCCCGAAATCATGGGGTCAGCCTATGGTGAAAGCGAAAAACGCCTGCGTGAAGTGTTTGAGGAAGCGGCAAGGGCTGCGCCGTCCATCGTCTTTATCGACGAGATCGATTCCATCGCGCCGAAGCGCAGCCAGGTGCCGGGCGAAGCGGAGAAACGCCTCGTTGCACAATTGCTGACCCTGATGGACGGGCTCGATGCCCGTTCCAATCTGGTGGTCATCGCGGCAACCAATCGGCCTGATGCGATTGACGAGGCTTTGCGTCGCCCCGGTCGGTTCGATCGCGAAATCGTGATCGGTGTGCCAGATGAATCCGGCAGGCGTGAGATTCTGGCCATTCACACCCGCGGCATGCCGCTGGGCGAGGGGGTCGATCTGCAGGAGCTGGCGCGCACGACCCACGGTTTCGTCGGTGCGGATATCGCCGCTTTGACGCGCGAGGCCGCGATTGAGACCGTGCGTCGCATCATGCCGCAGCTTGATCTGGATGAACGAACGATTCCGCCCGAAGTGCTGGATGAACTGCGGGTTGAACGGTCCGATTTTGTCGCGGCGCTGAAGCGCGTCCAGCCGAGCGCCATGCGCGAAGTCATGGTTGAACTGCCCAATGTTGGCTGGTCCGATATCGGCGGATTGGCTGACGCGCAGGAGAAACTGAAAGAAGGGGTGGAATTGCCCCTGCGCAATCCCCAGGCATTCCGCAGGCTCGGTATTCGTCCGGCCAAGGGGTTTTTGCTCTATGGTCCTCCGGGTACCGGCAAGACGCTGTTGGCCAAAGCCGTCGCCAAGGAAGCGGAAGCGAATTTCATCTCGATCAAGAGCTCCGACCTGCTCAGCAAATGGTATGGGGAGAGTGAGCAGCAGATCAGTCGCCTGTTTGCCCGCGCGCGGCAAGTGGCGCCCTGCGTGGTCTTTATCGATGAAATCGACAGTCTGGTGCCCGCGCGCGGATCGGGCGATGCCGAACCGCAGGTGACCGCGCGCGTGGTAAACACCATTCTCGCCGAGATGGATGGTCTGGAAGACCTGCAATCAGTGGTGGTGATCGGTGCGACCAACCGGCCGACACTGGTCGATCCGGCGCTGCTGCGGCCGGGTCGGTTTGACGAACTGGTCTATGTCGGCACGCCCGATGAACCCGGGCGTGAACACATCCTGCGGATTCACACCCGTGACATGCCCATGGCGGAAGACGTCAATCTGGCGAAGATCGCGGCGGAAACCGAACGGTTCACCGGCGCCGATCTGGAAGATGTGGTGCGTCGGGCCGGGCTTGTCGCGTTGCGTCGGGCCGGCGAAGGAGCGGATCTGGTAACCGGCGCTGATTTCGACAAGGCGTTGCAGGATTCGCGCGCCACGGTGACAGTCGAGATGGAAGCCGAATACGCGAAGATGAAAGGCGAATTGAAAAAGCGCGCCGCGCAGGTGCACCCGATCGGCTTCATCCACGAAGGGATGATTGAACCCACCCGCGAAAAGAAACACGACTGATAAGGTCTCGGCGGTTGCCATCCCTTGCACGCAAGGGGTCGGCAACCGCCGATCGGAGTTTTACCGACAGGCGCCGGTGATCAGATTTCTGAAGCCAGCGGGAATGTGATTCGAACGTGGCAGCCATCGGGCGTGAAATCGCGTGCGATTTCGCCCTGCAACTGCCTTGCCGAACTATCCATCAACATCGTGCCAAACCCGCGGCGCGTGCCGGGTTCGCATCCCTGCGGACTATATTCACGCCATTGGAGTTCAAGCGTGGGTTCAGGACCTTGAAGTGCCCAACTGATCGTCAGCGATCCGTTTTGGCTCCATGCGCCATATTTGACGGCATTGGTCGCCAGTTCATGCAGCACCAGCCCTAGCGGCTGCACCTTTGCTGACGGAATATCCACGGTTGGGCCTTCGATAGTGCACCCCAGATGGTCTGCGCGATGCGGTGCAAGCGTGGTTTCGATCAGGGTTTCGAGATCGGCGATGGAATGGCGTGTCGAACCCTGGGTCACGTCGTGGGCGATCAGCAGAGCCTGAATGCGATGGGCTATGCTGTCTGTGACCTCGCTCGCCTCCGGTGCGTGGCGGGAACTGAGCCGGACAATCGCCAGAATGACCGCAAACAAGTTCTTGACCCTGTGATTCAACTCACGTGCCAGCAGGTCCGCCCGATCGCGGGCTTCGGACAGGTCTGCCGCGTGGGCTTCGGCAGATTTGGCGCGGGCTGCCTGCGCCGCTTGCTTCAACCCCAGTGCCGATGCGCCGATCAGCATCAGGAGCAACAGGCCCAGTAGGGGCAGGACGCGGGATTCCGCCTTGGCCGACCGGGCCATGGCCCCATCAAGCACATCCTGTTCGATGCGTTCCATTTCTGCCAGTGAACGGCGCAGGCGATTCATAACTTCCTGCCCTTCGTCGCTGAGAAAACGGGTTCGGGCCTCGATCAGTTCGCCCCGTTCGATCAGGCCGACGGTGTCGGAAATCTCGTCAAACTTGGCGGCGGACAACTGTTCGATATCGATCAGCAATTCGCGTTGCCGGGCCGTCGCACTTTCACCGATTAAGGCTCTCAACCGGTTGAGCGAAGGGCCATATTGTTCGCTGCCAACCCGGTAGGGCGCGAGGTAACGCTTATCGAGCGTGATGAAATAGCCGCGTTCCGCAGTTTCGGCATTCAGGGCCGCATGCCCCACATTACGCAATTCTTTCAGAATTTCGTTGGTTTTCTGGGCCTGTGCGCGCTGGTCTCGTTCCGCATCGATCGTGGAGATGATGACAAGGACGGCCGCGACCAGCGATGCCGCCACACAGAGGAACAGGCCCAGATTGGACAGCCGCGCGATCCAGTTCGCTCCCTGCCATCGCGCGGGCTCTGATCGGGTTGTATCAGTGCGCGGCATCCCAGTTCTTTCCAGTTCCGATTTCCACTCCGAGCGGCACGTCCAGCCTGATGGCTGGCCCCGCTGCATCGTTCATCACGCGCGCGATCACGGGGCGTGCCGCATCCACATCGTTTTCGGGCAGTTCGAAGACGAGTTCGTCGTGAACCTGCAGCAACATGCGTATGTGGCCAAGTCCTGCGGCACGGAGTTCAGGCATCATGCGGGCCATGGCACGCTTGATGATATCGGCGCAGGTGCCCTGAATCGGGGCATTGATTGCCGCGCGTTCGCTGCCCTGCCGTTCTGCCTGATTTTTTGCATTGATCCGGGGGAACCAGGTCTTTCGGCCGAACAGCGTTTCCGAGTACCCGCATTCGCGCACCTGTTCGAGCGTGGCGACGATATAGCGCTGAATGCCCGGGAAACGTTCGAAATAGCGGTCGATCATCGCCTGCGCCTCATCCGCCTCCACGCCGAGCCGGCTGGCCAGGCCCCAGCGCGAAATGCCGTAAAGAATGGCGAAATTGATCGTTTTGGCCCGTGCACGGGTATCCCGATCGACCATGCCGAACATTTCTTCGGCTGTGCGGGCGTGAATATCCTCGCCCTTGGCGAAGGCGTCCTTCAGCGAAGGGACATCGGCCATGTGCGCGGCAAGGCGCAGTTCGATCTGGCTGTAGTCGGCAGCCAGCAGAACATTGCCCGGTTCGGCAACGAAGGCTTCGCGAATGCGGCGCCCGATCTCCGTTCGTGCGGGGATATTCTGAAGATTGGGATCGGTTGACGACAAGCGCCCGGTTTGGGCCCCGACCAGACTGTAACTCGTATGCACGCGCCCGGTTGCGGGATTGATCGCTGCCTGCAGGGCATCGGTATAGGTCGACTTGAGCTTGGCCAACTGACGCCAGTCGAGCACTTTTGTCGCAATTTCGGCGCCCTGGCCCGCCAGCTTTTCCAGAACGGACTGATCGGTCGAATATTGTCCGCTCTTGCCCTTGCGTCCGCCCTTGTAACCGAGTCTGTCGAACAGCACGTCGCCAAGCTGCTTCGGGCTGCCGATTGTGAACTCGCTGCCGGCCAATGCGTGGATTTCCTTTTCCAGCCCGCCAATACGCTCTGCAAATTCGCTGGAAAGCCGCGCAAGTTGTTCGCGATCGACCTTGATTCCATGTCGTTCCATCTGCGCCAGAACCGGGATCAGAGGGCGGTCGACCCGTTCATAGATACGGGTTCCGCCTTCATCGTGAAGCTGGTTGCCAAGGATGCTATGCAGGCGCCAGGTAACGTCGGCGTCTTCCGCAGCATATTCCGTCGCGCGGTCGAGGGGGACTTCAGCGAAGGAGATGGCGCTTCTCCCGGTACCGCAAACGTCCTTGAACTTGATTGTTGTATGGCCAAGGTGGCGTTCGGCCTGCTCGTCCATGCCATGCCCGCCGCCGATGCCCTCTTCGGAACGCCCGGCATTGAGAGCGAAGCTCATCGCCATAGTGTCATCCACCGGGAAGACGGTGATGCCATAACGGGCCAGAACATT
This genomic window from Caenibius tardaugens NBRC 16725 contains:
- a CDS encoding CDC48 family AAA ATPase, which translates into the protein MADAEAATRDNSIRLQVAAARQEESGHGIARMPKSAFASLGITEGDVVEIGGKRITAAIAVPAYQEDQELDVVRLDGLQRGNAGIGSGEHVTLRRAESRPATRVVFAPAQREMRLQGPTQALKRNFFGKPLVAGDLVATAGQQPVTDMPPEVRRMFNAPAYALTQIRLQVVSTAPKGIVHIDENTEVELRAEFEEPRDGRGTVNYDDVGGMADTIRQLREMVELPLRYPELFTRLGVDPPKGVLLHGPPGTGKTRLAQAVANESDAEFFIINGPEIMGSAYGESEKRLREVFEEAARAAPSIVFIDEIDSIAPKRSQVPGEAEKRLVAQLLTLMDGLDARSNLVVIAATNRPDAIDEALRRPGRFDREIVIGVPDESGRREILAIHTRGMPLGEGVDLQELARTTHGFVGADIAALTREAAIETVRRIMPQLDLDERTIPPEVLDELRVERSDFVAALKRVQPSAMREVMVELPNVGWSDIGGLADAQEKLKEGVELPLRNPQAFRRLGIRPAKGFLLYGPPGTGKTLLAKAVAKEAEANFISIKSSDLLSKWYGESEQQISRLFARARQVAPCVVFIDEIDSLVPARGSGDAEPQVTARVVNTILAEMDGLEDLQSVVVIGATNRPTLVDPALLRPGRFDELVYVGTPDEPGREHILRIHTRDMPMAEDVNLAKIAAETERFTGADLEDVVRRAGLVALRRAGEGADLVTGADFDKALQDSRATVTVEMEAEYAKMKGELKKRAAQVHPIGFIHEGMIEPTREKKHD
- a CDS encoding sensor histidine kinase, whose protein sequence is MPRTDTTRSEPARWQGANWIARLSNLGLFLCVAASLVAAVLVIISTIDAERDQRAQAQKTNEILKELRNVGHAALNAETAERGYFITLDKRYLAPYRVGSEQYGPSLNRLRALIGESATARQRELLIDIEQLSAAKFDEISDTVGLIERGELIEARTRFLSDEGQEVMNRLRRSLAEMERIEQDVLDGAMARSAKAESRVLPLLGLLLLMLIGASALGLKQAAQAARAKSAEAHAADLSEARDRADLLARELNHRVKNLFAVILAIVRLSSRHAPEASEVTDSIAHRIQALLIAHDVTQGSTRHSIADLETLIETTLAPHRADHLGCTIEGPTVDIPSAKVQPLGLVLHELATNAVKYGAWSQNGSLTISWALQGPEPTLELQWREYSPQGCEPGTRRGFGTMLMDSSARQLQGEIARDFTPDGCHVRITFPLASEI
- the polA gene encoding DNA polymerase I, coding for MAEKQHLYLVDGSSYIFRAYHRLPPLTNPEGTPVGAVYGYTTMLWKLAKDLHQADGPTHLAVILDKSGTSFRNELYDAYKANRPPAPEDLVPQFPLIRDATRAFSLSCIEEEGLEADDMIASYAREAARQGWDVTIVSSDKDLMQLVGPSAGGGYIDMLDTMKNQRIDVAEVVEKFGVQPELVGDVLALMGDSVDNVPGIRGVGPKTATKLIQDYGDLESALAAAETMKPSKMRERLLDEADMARLSRLLVELKQDCALPLPLESFRLTEIPPAPLADFLRTHGFSSLLRRIDATEGTSPPAPAATGGVDSAPTRAASAGDRQEAPVMPPVDRSLYTCIQSLPELDAFLARAFATRSVAVDTETSALDAMQADLTGVSLALGPNDACYIPLGHGGTDMFAEKPQQIPLDVALARLKPLLESDTVLKIGQNIKYDLNVLARYGITVFPVDDTMAMSFALNAGRSEEGIGGGHGMDEQAERHLGHTTIKFKDVCGTGRSAISFAEVPLDRATEYAAEDADVTWRLHSILGNQLHDEGGTRIYERVDRPLIPVLAQMERHGIKVDREQLARLSSEFAERIGGLEKEIHALAGSEFTIGSPKQLGDVLFDRLGYKGGRKGKSGQYSTDQSVLEKLAGQGAEIATKVLDWRQLAKLKSTYTDALQAAINPATGRVHTSYSLVGAQTGRLSSTDPNLQNIPARTEIGRRIREAFVAEPGNVLLAADYSQIELRLAAHMADVPSLKDAFAKGEDIHARTAEEMFGMVDRDTRARAKTINFAILYGISRWGLASRLGVEADEAQAMIDRYFERFPGIQRYIVATLEQVRECGYSETLFGRKTWFPRINAKNQAERQGSERAAINAPIQGTCADIIKRAMARMMPELRAAGLGHIRMLLQVHDELVFELPENDVDAARPVIARVMNDAAGPAIRLDVPLGVEIGTGKNWDAAH